tcagctgcctcaggagtcccacaggccaaaaaggcccgataggactccttcctcagcttgacggcatccctcaccgttggtgtccaccaacgggttcggggattgccgccacgacaggcaccaaccaccttacggccacagctccggtcggggcgcctcagcaatggaggcgtagaagttccaactagatatagtcggacttgcctccacgcacagcttgggctctggtaccattcctatcgagaggggttggactctcttccagtctcgggttgcccacggtgagaggcgccgagcaggtgtgggtatacttattgctccccggcttggcgcctgtacgttggggttcaccccggtggacgagagggtagcctcgagtccgagtggaacaTGTTCCGTGCCtacattgctgaggcggccaaccggagctgtgattatctttgtggttcatcaaaataagagatTTGCAAACATACTCTCttacattagaaaaacattatcaacatttttgcctattttctaaCATGTTACAGCTCAGTCCTAATCtaaataaatttatttttgtgcattttctgcactgtcagtttcaaatcatgtcattttttaaaataaagggcTGAAAATGTTTACGTTATTtcagattcatcgattaatcataAAATACAgacagattaattgattattaaaagaATTGTGAGTTGTAGCCCTAAAATTAACTACCAGTAATTGAAATCTGGTattgcttatttttttgtttttgttttttgtggtctaaaagaataatttaaaacaaacataggctccagcacgcccgcgaccccagtgaggataagtggtacagaaaatggatggatggctggataatgAAACTGGCCTAGGGAAATATGATGGTATGCTTAACTTATGTTTCAGCTCcgtccacagatgttcaataggatttacaTTAGGGCGCTTTGGAATAGTTCTGTTATGTTCCAGGAAAGGGTCCTCCATCACGATAAAACTAAAACAGACAGCATAAAAATAACCAagaatgaaaaagaagaaaacatcgCACTAGCCCTGATCTGTATTCTGTAGAACATCTGCGGAAAGTGAGGAAACCTGCAGTCTGGAGAAGGCTCCCTTCAAACATGAGACGGCCAAAATACCAGTTGACGTGCACAAGTGCCATTGAGAGTTACAGAAATCAATTGGTTTCAGTGATTGAAACCAAATATTAAGTTAAGGAGACCATACTTTTTGTCTAAGTCAGTTTCATAAGACTTTTTCAATAATTCTGTTTGACCAAAAAATATAGCAATGCtggatttttttatgtattatagTGGGAGGTAAAAGTATGTGAAACCTTTggaatgttttacattttgctcAAATTGGTAATGTAATgcagtctgatcttcatctaaatcacatgAATAAACAGAGTCTGCTTAAATTAATAACATACAGACAATtatatgttttaataaatcaggttgaagtcaggactttgactaagCCACTCCAGAACATGTACAGGTATTGtgttcttctgaagccattctgttgttgatttgcgtCTGTATTTTGGATAATTGTCCTGTTGCTGCATTcatcctcttttgagcttcaaccGTTGGACAGATCgcctcaagttcttctgcaaaattTCTTGATATACTTGTTAATTGATGGATAATATCAACCTGTCCAGCCTCTCAAGGAGTAAAGCATGTGTGTTGGAAATTCCTCTTTTGCAGAATAATTAAGGAAACAGTCTCATTTTTATGGGATTTTTATAACAAAGCGCTATTTACATGatctgcgattagctggcaaccacttcagggtgtaccccgcctcctgcccgatgatagctgggataggctccagcacgcccgcgacccttgtgaggagaagcggctcagaaaatggatggatggatggatatttacatGATATAAACAACAGAGACAGAGGGAGAAAGGAAAgggaagggagaaagaaaaaggagaaagaaGAAACAGGAGAGCTAGAGGGGTTGTCCTCTTGCTCCCCGCACTCTCTGAAGCCGAAActccaaaaaacacataaggTCCTTCAGTCAGATTCAGTACATTTCCATAATCAGGACATTACCACCAGCTGTGGTAGCCCGCTTGGGCATGTCCTTGGATAAGACAAACAATGGCTTGCTGCTTTTAGCAAGGCTAGAGATCTCAGAAAGTTACATCAGAGAtatggaacaataaaataatacattataaagGAAAGGCATTAATGTGAATATATGTAATTTTGCCAACTCACAGGCCCAtgctccctccaccatgcttcacagttgggataaggTTTCAATGTTAGTCTACTGTGCCATTTTTCCACCACacccaaacaattcaactttggtttgaTCTGTTCACAGAATACTTTGCCAGGAGTGCAGAAGAACATCCAAGGactctttagcaaacttcaaatgTGCAGAAATGGGTATTTTTGACAGCAACGTCTTCCTCCTTAGTGGTCTCCATGAaccccattcttgtttaatgttttacgtatggtagatttgtcaacagagatgttggcatgtgccacTCTAAGGTTCTTTACCTCACATTCTGCTatgtgctcttgcagtcatctttacaggacgCCCACTCCTAGCAAGAGAAGTACCAGTGCtaaactttctccatttatatACCATTTGTCTAACTGTGGACTTTTAGAGACACATTTATAACCATTTCTAGCCCTTTTGCTGCTTTTCCTTCTGTGAGCTCTTTTGAGCGAGGCATGGTACACATCAGAGGCAATGGTTCTTGACAAGAGACAGTTCTCAActggtgtgtgttttctagtggccagagcagctttaagccacacctccaaTCTTGTTCATTGATTAAACTTCAGGTAGGCTTACACCTGACTCTGATTAGCTCTTGAAGAGTCTGTAGCCTAGaaattcacatactttttcctccctcttctgtgaatgtttacattatttttaataaaaatattcccAAGGGTTCGCATACTTTTCCCAACCACTGTATTACCTCTTAGGTTACTCAAGTTATGTACTTGAAAAATTTCACTCTCGCAACATTGCAGTCATTAAAAAGAATGAAGTTTTGGAAATTGCAAATATTAATCTCTAGTTTtccattattatttaaatgttttctctgGCATGCTTGTGTTAATTTCAGATTTATATTGTTGCAATGAAGTAAAACGTGAAGGAGtgaattaatgattttttttgttcaatattATTATCTGTGTTGCTTCCACTTTACAGATAGTGTTTGAAGTGGTCACAGATGGATGGCTGACATATGTTGAGGGTGTCTGCGTCATTTGGTTCACAATTGAGGTGCTGCTGCGCGTTATCTTCTGCCCTGACAAAACAGAGTTCTTCCGCAGCACCCTGAACATCATAGACTTTGTGGCCATTGTGCCCTTTTATCTGGAGGTGGCGCTTAGTGGCCTTTCCTCCAAAACAGCCAAAGATGTGCTCAGCTTCCTGCGTGTGGTGCGCTTTGTTCGAATTCTTCGCATATTCAAGCTCACTCGCCACTTTGTCGGTTTGCGGGTCCTGGGCCATACTCTGAGGGCAAGCACCAATGAGTTCCTCCTGCTCATCATATTCCTGGCACTCGGGGTCCTCATCTTTGCAACTATGATTTACTACGCTGAACGTGTAGGTGCTGACCCGGAGGATCCAACTGCTGGTCTCCACACAGACTTTAAGAACATTCCCATTGGGTTTTGGTGGGCAGTGGTGACCATGACAACACTGGGCTATGGAGATATGTATCCGAAGACGTGGTCAGGAATGTTGGTGGGCGCCCTCTGTGCCTTGGCTGGTGTGTTGACCATCGCTATGCCTGTTCCTGTCATTGTCAACAACTTTGGTATGTACTACTCCCTGGCCATGGCTAAGCAAAAGCTCCCCAAGAAGAGGAACAAGCATATACCCCGACCCCCACAGCCAGGCAGTCCCAACTACTGTAAACCAGACGCTCTCGCCATGGCAACCGCCTCGCCGCACAGGCTAATGGGCAATGTTCTGGGGCCTGGCATGGTGGGATCTGGCAGCATGATGGGTGCTGGAGATTGTCCACTTGCACAGGAGGAGATCATTGAAATCAACAGGGCAGGTATGTTATCAACAGGAAATTAGATCAGTTGTATTTGTTATAGTGCCTAGGCATACTGTTCGTATACTCTATTGTCCACATAGCCAATTATAGTGTAtagcaaatactgtactgtaatgacGTTGTGCAAGGCcctgacctctgccaaggctaaaaaaatcagaatctgaatcagcaCTACCACAATTGTTCACCAGCTAATCTGTATGAGACAACATATTGATATTGCAACAACGTCACTAAATAACcaatgaaaacagcattttttaaGCTTATCCACTACTCACTGCCCGGTTcacattgtttttatgaagAGGAAATAATCATGACATGGTAAAGACTTGAGCAGACTAGTGTTACTTTGTTTGAATAAGttaatgtttgtattattttcgcTTGGTATAGACCAGTGGTTTTCGAACCAGGGTCCATTCCGGTCCTTCTATGATCCGTAAATTGGGGGTTGGCAAAATAATAtgcaataaattatgttttgtCAGTTATTTAAACGTGCATACCTACATATGGGGACTAGAGTGccactaaaataaatacaatatatttaacgaAATACTCCACCCAATCTTAGCTTTGGGTTAATTAAATAGTCTGATATGATTGCGACATATCACATACTGTACGTCTGACATCCCTACCGTACATGTGTCCGGCATTTCTTTTTCCATGTacagttgtacaggtgaggcaaggcgaAATATCTGTGGCTTGGAAACACATACCCCAGCCGGGTCTAAAGTTTCAAACGTCGATAAATCACTGACTTGTCAATGTTCAGCTCAATTGACTCTGAGAATGTTTTCCACcaggctcctttcttgtcatacggaaagcaatgtgaaaatgattcaggTCCTGTATTTCttagctttttaaaaacatagccATTAGAGCGGTCAGAAAAGTCGCTAAATATAATGACCAAATcactaagttggcaacactgactgtgcttttgtaaactactGTACTTCCTTTCTGGTCAAAGCCATGGAAACAGTGAACGTAAGCTAGCGATGGTGGATGTACAgtattaccgtattttcgcgaccgtaaggcgcaccgtattaaaagccgcagtctcagttacagggtctatttctgtatttaacacatacataaggcgcaccatattactgggcgcaggcatggtaaacatacgttagcttaaaacatacggtagcaagcatgcacgctaaaacatatgctagcatttaaaaagacagcgggagcaaaactgaattcggttgtactttattgaaatatttaacaatgtactcatgttattttttttttatcaatcctcatccacaaatccatcaaagtcctcatctttcTGTATCCTAAATGAACAGCTGGGGatgttctccatcaaacacgcctctcgtcattgtcggagtcattCTCGTTGCTGGGGTTGTTCAGCAATGATGACgccgttttcctgcttcctccacttgcgaaccatggattcgttgatgttgacttctctcgcggctgctcgattcccccatgttcctccgcgtaactgataacttgcagtttaaactgtgcttcgtatgcgtgtctcttcataggggccattttcgggggtccttagtcaaaccaatgttgttttgcacaatgcacataccggcacgatatacctactgggggcgtgcctatagcgtcctctttcacgcgcacccttcccactcttacgtccgcatgctgtcctccatcacgtccgcctttcctctatataagcagcatgtcggcaggaaatgctcccagtcagtcaagcggagcgctcatcaaagtcatacagcaacatttgcagattttggaactcggtgcacacataaggcatgccgcattataaggcgccctgtccattttggagaaaatttacgacttttaagtgcgccttatggtcgtgaaaatacggtatataatTCATTCAATCAATACCTTTGATGTAGAAAGTGTTAATTTTTAAGCTCAGACGTATTTTGACATTTGGGAAATTGTaaatatgtttaatatttacagtCGGTGAAGGCTTTAAATTTAGTTTATTTCTCAGAGCCAGGCGAATTCTTCTTTGCCCGGCCTTTGCTGC
This Phycodurus eques isolate BA_2022a chromosome 16, UOR_Pequ_1.1, whole genome shotgun sequence DNA region includes the following protein-coding sequences:
- the LOC133414781 gene encoding potassium voltage-gated channel subfamily C member 1-like isoform X4: MTCSVSDSEKIVINCGGIRHETYRSTLKTLPGTRLSWLTEPDAYSNFDYDPKSDEFFFDRHPATFAFILNYYRTGKLHCPNDVCGPLFEEELAFWGIDETDVEACCWMNYRQHRDAEEALDSFETPEPDAPEDDPALTGGADGDLKRLCVQEDGRRATWWEVWQPKMWALFEDPYSSKYARYVAFGSLFFILLSISTFCLETHEAFYTIYNLTENVTGSNIVFEVVTDGWLTYVEGVCVIWFTIEVLLRVIFCPDKTEFFRSTLNIIDFVAIVPFYLEVALSGLSSKTAKDVLSFLRVVRFVRILRIFKLTRHFVGLRVLGHTLRASTNEFLLLIIFLALGVLIFATMIYYAERVGADPEDPTAGLHTDFKNIPIGFWWAVVTMTTLGYGDMYPKTWSGMLVGALCALAGVLTIAMPVPVIVNNFGMYYSLAMAKQKLPKKRNKHIPRPPQPGSPNYCKPDALAMATASPHRLMGNVLGPGMEIIEINRAGYEKSRSLNNISGMSGAPLRLTPITNSTFEPFESPGLRRCHSPIPSIL